In Alkalimarinus alittae, the DNA window TATTAAAAGAACAGCTTGCCGACTTACGTAAGCTAGAGCCTAAAATTAACCAGCTAGCCGAAGCAATAAAACAAAGCCAAACAACACAAACGGCACTTGAGACTGCCAGCGCTGCGTTTGAGAACCAGCAAACACAGCTAAAACAACTCATTACCCGCATTAGTGCTTCTGAAAATCGCATCAACACCTTAAAGGCAGCTTCTGCGGTTTTACCTGAAAAACAACGTCAATTAGATGGTCTGCTGATATTAGGTCAGCAACGCGCTAATTTAGATAAACGATTTGAAGAACAAAAAGCACTTCAGCAAACGCGTATCATACGAGAAGAACACCTTAACACCTGCAGAGCCAAGTTTGACGCTCAAGTCAATCAGGTTAAACAGTTAGAATTTACATGGCACAGTAGCCAAGCCGCTATTTTGGCGGCTGAGTTAAAACAGGGGCAGCCCTGCCCTGTCTGCGGTAGCCAAGAACACCCCACACCGGCCAACACGCTTGGTCAAGCAAGCCCTGTCACCAAGCAAGGGATTGAAGCCGCAAGAGCTATTCAAACAACACTACAACAACAATTAACCAGCGCCCAAAACGACGTTACACAAACATCAACACAGCAACAAAATATCGAAGCCTTAATTATTGAACAGCAACAAGAGCTAGGTGAAAACCAGCATCACCCGACGCATCAACTTCGTGCTGACTGGCGAAAGCTCAACGACGAAGTCGAAACGTTTCAGTTGCAACAAAAAGAACAAACCCAACTTGAAATGGAACTTCAAGCCTTAACATTACAGCGATCACAATTAGAGCAACAGATCGAAGTAGCCAGACTATCTTTACAGAAAGCACAGCAAGAGCAGACCATAGCAGCACAAAATCAACTGCATATTCAACAAGCGCTTCCTGAAGAGTACAGAGTGACAGGAACGCTGACGCATCAAATAGAGCAATTAGATGCGCAGATTAAGTCAATTACTATGACCTATGACCACGCATTAGCAACCTTTAATGCCAATCAAGAAAAAGTCACGCAGTCACAGGTAATCAGCGAACAACAGCAAATACAGAAAAAAGCAATTGACCAAGCACTGGCTGAAGCACATAAAAACTGGACAACAGCACTCAGTCAAAGCGCATTTAAAGACGAAGATGATTTTATTAATGCACAAAAAACTGAATCTGAGCAACAACAATTATTAAGTGAAATAGAACAGTACAGCCATCAACTCAGTGGTTGCAAAGCCACATTGGAGCAGCAACAACAGCAACTAGATCAACAAAAAACGCCCAACATGGAAGCGCTAGAAGCCGAGAAAAGTCAACTTAAAGCAACCTCAGCGCAATCGCTAGAAAGCTGGAAGAATATAGATAACCGTCACCGTCAACTCACTGACGTGCTGATTAAATTAGATCAGGCGCATCAATCTAACCATGCATTAGAATCCGAGTATAAGGTTTACGGCACACTCAGCGATGTTGCTAACGGTCAAACAGGCAACAAGATCAGCTTACAGCGTTTTGTTTTAAGCGTGCTGTTAGATGACGTTCTCATTGAGGCTTCCCACAGGCTCAATAACATGAGCAAGGGTCGATACTTATTAATACGAAAAGAAGAGCGGGCAAAAGGCAATAAAGCGTCTGGATTAGAGCTAGAAGTTGAAGACGCCTACACCGGCAAAACAAGGTCAGTGGCCACGCTCTCGGGGGGCGAATCATTTATGGCGGCGCTTTCCCTTGCTTTAGGTCTTTCTGATGTTGTACAAGCCTATGCAGGCGGAATTAAACTAGAAACGCTATTTATTGATGAAGGGTTTGGCAGCCTAGATCAAGAGTCTCTCGACCTCGCGATAAAAACGCTAATTGACCTTCAAAGTAGTGGCAGGATGATTGGTATTATTTCTCACGTTAGTGAATTACGTGACCAGATGGCTCTACGTATAGACGTACACAGCTCCGCTAGTGGGAGTCACATCTTTGTAAAAGGAGAATAACTTTACACTCTAAAAATCTACACTACTATAACTTACACATAGAACTTAAGATGTCGAATTTTATTACACTTCTGTCTTTTAACGCATGCTATAAACTAGCTTTAGTATTGTTTTATAAAGTTTTTTTATGATTGGCACATTTATAGCTTTTAGTATTACAAATGACGCATTAATGCGCAGATAGCATTTGTATTCCATGAGAGTAGAATAATATGAAAAACACAATAAAAAGTATCATTGTTGCGAGCAGTCTTTTAGCAGCTTCGGCTAACGCTAGCCTTATCACAAATGGTAGCTTTGAGTCAGATCAAGGCTTAAATAACGGTCAATGGGGCGTATTTAGCACAATTGATGGTTGGTATACATCAGACGGTTCAGGCATTGAAATTCAAAAAAATGTCGTCACGTCTGCTCAAGATGGAAGTCAGTACGTTGAGCTAGATAGCCATCATGGCAGCAGTAACAGCTCAATGTCTCAGGACTTATTTGGGTTAACTATCGGCCAAACGTATCAGTTAGACTTCTGGTATAAAGCACGTACCGCATCAACTAACGATAACGGCATCAACGTTAGCTGGGGAGAGTCTCCAGACCTATCTCCTTTCACTTATGCCTTTAATGTTGATGGCACTGCGCCAATGCCTTGGACATTGGTTACAGGGTTCCTCACCGCAACCGCTGCAGAAATGACACTTACCTTCTCTGCAACAGGTAACGAGAATACGTTAGGCGGGTTCATCGATAATGTAAGTTTGAAAGCTGCGTCAGTGCCTGAGCCTGCATCTTTAGCGCTGTTTGGTCTAGGTTTACTAGGTCTTGCTAGCCGCCGTAGTCGCAAGCAAGCATGATTTAGCATCAATTTAAATGCCCAGCGCTTAGTTGGGCATTTTTTTATCTAGTCTGTAGCCGAGCCCCAATAAGCGTTATTCAGCCGTAATAAGCTCTTCGTCAACAGGTGAATGGCTCACTATATAGTTTTTGTCGGAAACCTGCTTAAGCGATACCACTTGTTGCTCAATCCATTGATCAATAGATGTTGTAAGTTTATTTAGCGACACCGCCTCCCATTCGTTTTCAAGCCGTTCATGGCCAACCATTCCCACCATTGTTTTAGCAACAACAGCTCTGCTATCTGCATCAACAAATTCAGCCTCAACAAATAACAATATATCTTCATCTCTTATACCGATTAACTTGGTCATTCCAGTAAACGCCATTGCTGTTGGCCAATATTCATAAAAACGCAGCGGTTCATCTCGTGTTTCTAACCCCGTGATCGCTACTTTGGCTCTTAACGTTCGACCGCTCGCCTGCTCCGACACTTGATAATATTCTTCTAACTTATGTGTCAGCGCTTCAGTCATATAGGCCCTAATGGCATCCATAGTGTCGCGAGTGACCTGAAGATTTTGCTGAATTGTCGCATCCAGCTTTATGGGGTCAACGATCATAGTTTTATATGATCTAAGATTTGCACCTGGCGCAATCCAAGCTTTAGACGCGATAAACTCTCGCTCTTCAACCTCAACACTATTCAAAGGCTGGTAGTCACTCATAAAACCTGAATAAGGGCGATCGACATCAGGGGCTTTTGGCTGAAACATTCCGCACGCCGTCATGGTCGACATTACCCCTACAGCCAACGGTAACTTAAGAAGATTAAGCATCAATACGTCCTTATCGTTTCTTATTATCAATGGAGCCTAAACCAGTAGAAACAGTCATAGTAAAAGATCAATAAGGATAACACTGCGACGCAAAGCGCTTTTCAGAAAAACAACACGACAACCTAGTGCCAACATATAAACGTTAACGTCGTCGATTAGATGTCTTTTTCCCAAATGCTCTGTCTTTGGCGCGACGCTTTTGAGCTGTGCGAGTGTTTTTGCGCGAGACCGTCACTTCCTTAGTTAAATCTGGCTCGTAGCCTGGTAACCATTGCTGCGGCAAACGTGCATCTAAAATGGCTTCAATTTCTTCTAGCAGCCAGTTTTCATCTGGGCTTAACAATGAGATTGCCAAACCTGACGACCCCGCCCTACCGGTACGCCCTACCCGGTGAATATAGTCTTCAGGTATATACGGCAACTCATAATTAATCACAAACTTTAGCTGCTCAATATCCAGTCCTCTTGCGGCTACATCTGTTGCCACCAGTGCTCGGGTTTTCCCTTGCTTAAATTCTTCTAGCGCTCGCTCACGCGCACCTTGGGATTTGTCACCATGGATTGATTGCGTCTTAATGCCATCTTTGCACATTTCTCGAACTAGCTCGTCTGCACCTTGCTTTGTCCGAGTAAATATCAGTACCTGATGCCAATTTTTTGAACCAATCAGGTGTGATACCAGCTCGCGCTTTCGGTCTGCATCAACGGCATAAACAACTTGCTCGACCTGTTGCGCAGCCGTATTACGACTATCGACTTCAATTAACGTAGGCGACTGTAAAAGCGTTTTACTAAGATCAAAAATGGCTTGGTCAAACGTGGCCGAAAAGAGCAATGTTTGTCGATTAGACGGCACATGCTTCAGGATACGGTTAATTTCATCACTAAACCCCATATCTAACATACGGTCAGCTTCATCGAACACCAATACCTGCAACTGGTCTAGTTTAATCATCCCCTTAAACATCAGGTCAAGTAATCGGCCAGGCGTCGCCACCAGTATATCAGCGCCCTGTTTAAGCGCCTTAATTTGCGGGTTTAAACTCACTCCTCCATAAGCAATGCAAGCTTGCAATGATGTGTTCTGACCATAGTTTTCAAAACTGCTATGAACCTGCTGCGCGAGCTCTCGCGTCGGTGTCAAAACCAATGCACGGATAGGACGATAAGAGATAACTTGAGTATTGAGTTCAGCGTTATTCTCGCCTAACTGATGAAGAATAGGTAAGGCAAATGCGGCTGTTTTGCCAGTCCCCGTCTGGGCCCTCGCCATGATATCTTGGTGGTTTAAAATAGCGGGAATCGCTTCGACCTGAATAGGAGTCGGCTCGCTGTAGCCAAGTGATGATACGGCCGCGACCAATTTTTTATTTAAACCTAAAGACA includes these proteins:
- a CDS encoding AAA family ATPase, translated to MRPNKLLIQAFGPFAKKEEIDFTSLGDNPLFLINGPTGAGKSSILDAICFALYGQTTGKERDPSHMRCDHAAPDLLTEITLDFSLGEQHYRVRRAPTQERPKSRGEGTTPHQTEAQIWQLKPEGDQLLVPQKAQEATQTIEALTGLNVEQFRQVMVLPQGKFRDFLMADSSQREAIFSKLFQTQIYKRIEDTLKTKAASIRKEVENLQNQIKGILQGADLNTEAEVQEQLTALTPQLESATQHKNQTVEALAKAEKALEAGKILTKAFLALDTTQKALDNLNAKKVHIDAQKHLLTRAQTAQKIEHLKATLSKSILTQAQLDKDIKTTEQNLSQHQNALAQAQSVLDQAEKNNQSLDVLKEQLADLRKLEPKINQLAEAIKQSQTTQTALETASAAFENQQTQLKQLITRISASENRINTLKAASAVLPEKQRQLDGLLILGQQRANLDKRFEEQKALQQTRIIREEHLNTCRAKFDAQVNQVKQLEFTWHSSQAAILAAELKQGQPCPVCGSQEHPTPANTLGQASPVTKQGIEAARAIQTTLQQQLTSAQNDVTQTSTQQQNIEALIIEQQQELGENQHHPTHQLRADWRKLNDEVETFQLQQKEQTQLEMELQALTLQRSQLEQQIEVARLSLQKAQQEQTIAAQNQLHIQQALPEEYRVTGTLTHQIEQLDAQIKSITMTYDHALATFNANQEKVTQSQVISEQQQIQKKAIDQALAEAHKNWTTALSQSAFKDEDDFINAQKTESEQQQLLSEIEQYSHQLSGCKATLEQQQQQLDQQKTPNMEALEAEKSQLKATSAQSLESWKNIDNRHRQLTDVLIKLDQAHQSNHALESEYKVYGTLSDVANGQTGNKISLQRFVLSVLLDDVLIEASHRLNNMSKGRYLLIRKEERAKGNKASGLELEVEDAYTGKTRSVATLSGGESFMAALSLALGLSDVVQAYAGGIKLETLFIDEGFGSLDQESLDLAIKTLIDLQSSGRMIGIISHVSELRDQMALRIDVHSSASGSHIFVKGE
- a CDS encoding PEP-CTERM sorting domain-containing protein, with the translated sequence MKNTIKSIIVASSLLAASANASLITNGSFESDQGLNNGQWGVFSTIDGWYTSDGSGIEIQKNVVTSAQDGSQYVELDSHHGSSNSSMSQDLFGLTIGQTYQLDFWYKARTASTNDNGINVSWGESPDLSPFTYAFNVDGTAPMPWTLVTGFLTATAAEMTLTFSATGNENTLGGFIDNVSLKAASVPEPASLALFGLGLLGLASRRSRKQA
- a CDS encoding DEAD/DEAH box helicase: MNFLSLGLNKKLVAAVSSLGYSEPTPIQVEAIPAILNHQDIMARAQTGTGKTAAFALPILHQLGENNAELNTQVISYRPIRALVLTPTRELAQQVHSSFENYGQNTSLQACIAYGGVSLNPQIKALKQGADILVATPGRLLDLMFKGMIKLDQLQVLVFDEADRMLDMGFSDEINRILKHVPSNRQTLLFSATFDQAIFDLSKTLLQSPTLIEVDSRNTAAQQVEQVVYAVDADRKRELVSHLIGSKNWHQVLIFTRTKQGADELVREMCKDGIKTQSIHGDKSQGARERALEEFKQGKTRALVATDVAARGLDIEQLKFVINYELPYIPEDYIHRVGRTGRAGSSGLAISLLSPDENWLLEEIEAILDARLPQQWLPGYEPDLTKEVTVSRKNTRTAQKRRAKDRAFGKKTSNRRR
- a CDS encoding DUF3313 domain-containing protein, coding for MLNLLKLPLAVGVMSTMTACGMFQPKAPDVDRPYSGFMSDYQPLNSVEVEEREFIASKAWIAPGANLRSYKTMIVDPIKLDATIQQNLQVTRDTMDAIRAYMTEALTHKLEEYYQVSEQASGRTLRAKVAITGLETRDEPLRFYEYWPTAMAFTGMTKLIGIRDEDILLFVEAEFVDADSRAVVAKTMVGMVGHERLENEWEAVSLNKLTTSIDQWIEQQVVSLKQVSDKNYIVSHSPVDEELITAE